TCAATGGCCACAACTCCTTCATATTTTTCACAAATTTCAGACATCCAATAACGGAAAACACGTTCAAAATAATCGGGTGAAAGACTACTAAAAAAGCGATTAAAGGTATCATGTGAGGGAACATTCCTGAAAGAAGAAATACGTTCAGCAAAGAAATCTTTCCTGGAGTTACCAAACTCTTCTATCTCATTCCAAGAATCAGCACCACAAAGAACTGCAGCCATGGCAATATATACTATCGATTCTACTGAATGTTCCTTTTTTCTGTCAATACGAGTATCGTTGATTTGTTTACAAAGACTAATTATGCTCATTTTTCTACTAATTTATGTTTCTAATTTCTTTATAAAGATAATAAATATAATTAACTTAGAAAAATGTTTAAAGCTTTAATATTAATAATATAACATGCATTTATTAGGTAATATATATAATCATTTTAAGTAATTATTATAATGCGTTTGCCCTGAACATGTACATGTTTGCTTCCAAAGATGTACAAGATTGGATTCAAACATGTACATGTTTGGAAAAAGACAACCTTTTGTTTTTTCTAAATTCCGGTTAGTGATTAATTAGTTATTGCCTTAGACCAATGAACTTCCAAACCTCAATAAGCCAGAAGAAGAAAAAATCATTATCTTTGTACGGAACTTGTACCGATAAAAACAATCATTCCGAATTAAAGAGCAATGGCAAAACAGAAATATTATGTGGTTTGGGAAGGCGTAACTCCGGGAATCTATACTTCCTGGACCGAATGCCAGCTTCAGATAAAAGGATTTGTAGGTGCAAAATACAAATCTTTCAACTCCAAAGAAGAGGCCGATCAGGCTATTTCTTCCTCACCTTATGCTTATATGGGGAAGAAAACCAAATCAACTACTAAAAGAGCTCTCCCTGCATGTGTTATTGAAGAAGGCCTGGCTGTAGATGCTGCCTGTAGTGGTAACCCGGGTGCCATGGAATATAGGGGTGTTTATTTAAAAACAAGAGAAGAGATTTTCCATTTCGGCCCCATGAAGGGAACTAATAATATCGGTGAGTTTCTGGCTTTGGCTCACGGGTTGGCTTTGCTTAGTAAAAAAAATCTCACTATGCCTATCTATAGTGATAGTGCAAATGCTATAAGTTGGATTAAACAAAAGAAATGCAAAACCAAACTCCCCCGAACTGCTGAGACAGAAGAGCTGTTTCAGATTATAGAACGTGCAGAAAACTGGCTAAAGAATAATAAATTTCCTAACCGCATTATTAAATGGGAAACCAAAGAGTGGGGAGAGATTCCTGCCGATTTTGGCAGGAAGTAACTATAGATCTCACAAAAGCTTATCTCAAAAACTTTTCAAGCATTTTATCCAATCCACTCCAAACCTGATCTACCGTAATTAAGTTGAACCGCTGGAGATAGTCCATTTTACTTTGTTCTTCCTGCGAGTGATTATCGTCCGGACTGATGCCAGCATAACGTTCTCCATCACCAGGCAACCAAACAGATTTTAGAATATTTGGAGGATAAATGGCATAAGAAGGGATTTCCAATGCCTGAGCTATATGTCTTGGGCCACCCTCATTGCCAAAGAAAAAGTCACAGTTAACAATCAAGGCACACAAATCTCTTAAAGAATCGGCTTTAATATTCGTAAATACATTCTTATCATTGTTCATCTCACGATGAATGTTCACGGCAAATTCTTCTTCATTACCTGCAAAGTTAAAGATAATCTGTGTATCATATTTATCTATCATTCTGCGAAGCACCTCTTTCATCCTCTCTTTATCCCAAACTTTGTAAGCTAACCTTGCTGTTACAGTAGCCAGAACCACAGGCCTATTAAAATCTATTCCTTGCTTCTGCATGTAAGCCTTATAATCAGACTTTTCCTGGTTCGAAACATACAATTTAAAATCAGAACAATAATGAATATCAGCTTCCTTCTCTAAAGGTTTTAATAACTTTAGATTATGCTGCACCATATCAACAGTATTGTCTCTATGATTATCAATGCGGTAGTTATGGAGAAAGGCATTATAGTCCTTTTTTGAACCAATTCTGTAAGGAGTGGATAAAGAAAATAAAGAAAAGAATAGAGTTTTAATTGTACTCCGAGTATCAATAATCACATCGTACTTGCCTGTTCTAATTACTTTCCATACTTTGGAAATGTATTTAAATAAATCATGATTTTCTTGATCATCAAAGGTTATCACACGATCAATATCAGGATGATTTTCGTATAATGAGGCAATATTTGCATTTAATACATAATCAACTTCCGCATTAGGGAAAGTCCGTTTCAAACTGGTACATATTGCTGTTGACAAAACAGAGTCTCCCACCCTTCTAAAACGTATAACTAAAATCTTATTTATTTTCATAAAAATTAAAACTTTCTTTGCACAGTAATGCCCAAAGATATGTATATTTATTTGATATCAGACGAGAAAGCTGTTCCTAATAGGACAAATTAATGCAATTAATGCTCTTCATTTTTTAGGTTCTTGATTATTTTTATTTTTCCGTGTAAATACAAATCGAAGCAAACAATAATTTGTAGGCACGGCAACTGACAACACAAAAAACGGAGCCAATATTTTAGATACACCCAGGAACAGGAAAACATTCAATAAGAACATGTGCATTAAATAATTTATCAAATGGCTAAAACTAAAGCCAACAGCCTTTAATGCAGAAGGAGCAGAACGAAAAGTTAGAAAACAAGTCATAAAGAAATTGCAAAAGAAACTCACAATATATCCTATTGTATAAGCAATATTTACATTTAAGTGCTTCTGCAAGAAATAATAAATTGTATAATGTATAGCAGTTGCAATACATCCAACTATTGCAAACCTCAATATCTGATGCAAATTTGCTTTATTTCTGGTATATATTTTCATCATAATTTTTACAACACATTTCATAAGAAAGTTTCAGCCATATAATAAAACAAGGTAATGCTTTTAATGAATTTTGACGAATCAGACTTTTCAATGCAGCAGGGAAAAGATCTGTTGGAGACAAACTAGTTAAAACAAAAGCGAAGATCATAAGTGCAACGTCCGTTTTTGAGCGCTCCCATGGAGAAGTGGTATACCATATACATACTCCCGTCAAAGCAATAATATAAGAGCTAGATTCACTACCTGTACTAAAAAGCACAGAAAACATTAAAGTGGAAGCCAGTATAGCATAACGAAAAGCTTCATGCTTATATTGTTTCAGCCTCAAATATGGAAAACTAAAAATTAAAACTCCAGCTAATAATATCCAAATGTCTGAATAAGAAATGCAGCCTGAAATTTTACGAATCATGCCAAGCACGGAAATATTCTGATATTCGGCAAGCATATTTATCCCATTTTTTTGAGTCAGGCTTATCCACCATTCCTTGTATTGTGAAGCAATATATTCAGGGCTACTTATCAACATAGGTGCAACATACATAATAAGAGCCCAACCAATTGCCGATAAGATTAATGTCTTTTTATGTTTTGAAAAAAAGAAAAAGGCAAATCCCACTATGCCATACAACTTTACAAAAGTTCCCAACATAATAAAGAAAGTAGCCCAAATATCTTTTTCCTTTTTAATACAATAAAATGTTGCAATGATAATTGCAGCGATAGCAATATTAAATTGCTGCATAAATAAAGCAGTAAGCAATTCGTTCGCACAAAACCAATAGATAAAAATATGTTGTTTTTGAGACAGGGGTAATTTACGTATGGCATAATACAATGAAACAGACAATAACATAACCCAGAGAGTCATTCCTATTTTATTTGGTAAAATAGAAAATGGAGCAATAATCAAACTAAAAAACGGGCCATAATGATTTGTATCAAAATATTGCGGATAAGTGGCATATAAGGATGTTTTCTCGATTGTGTGCCAAAAAACATACTTGAATATCAAATAATTATTACCTTTATTTTTAAACAATCCCGATATTAGAGATAATAATATCCACAACCCAAATAATGTACGGTAATCTTTAAAAAAGTTCTTATTAATAAACGCGTTCAGCTTGCTAAATATTCTCATTAGTATTACTTTACTTTACTTTTTGCTTCGGATAAACTATCTTTTAATTCTTTATCTAAAATTTTATCAACATTATAGAGAGGACGATGCTTAACTTCAATGTACATTTTGCCAATATATTCTCCTACAACTCCTATAGAGAGCATTATAACACTTCCAATAAACCATACTGACAACATCAACGAAGTCCACCCGGGAACTATATGATGCGTAAAGAAAGAGACAAGTACATAAACAAAAATAAGCATTGTGACCAGCAGAAACAAAAGTCCCATAGCAAATATCAAATGCATAGGTCTTATAGAGAAAGATGTTATTCCGTCAATCGCCAATTTCAGCATCTTTCTCAATGTATACTTAGATTTACCTGCTGTTCGCTCACTGATTACATCATCTACTGTTGCCGACTTATAGCCCATAAGCGGGATAATCCCCCTCAAGTATAAATTTTTTTCCTGGTACAGAGACAATTGTTCCAGAGCTCTGCGACTCATTAACCTAAAATCGGCATGATTGTATATCGCTTTAACACCTAGTTTATCTTGTATTTTGTAATAACTAACAGCCATACTTCGTTTTAGAAACGGATCTGCTTCACGAGAAACTTTTACGCCATAGACAACATCATATCCTTCCTTAAAGCGATCAACCATCTCTTCCATAGCATTTAAATCATCCTGTAAATCGGAGTCGATCGTGATAACCGCATCGCAAGTGTCTTTCACTGTCATCATTCCGGCCATTATAGCATTCTGATGACCAACATTACAGACCAAATTAACGCCCCAAACGTAGGGGTTATTTTCATACAGTTCATTAATAATATTCCATGTGCTGTCTTTGCTTCCATCATTTACATAAAGTATAAAACTATCTGAAGATATTTTTCCTTTATGAATGAGAGATTCAAAAAAAACTGTAAGGCGTTCTGCTGAATCTTTCAGAACGTCTTGTTCATTATAACAGGGAGAAACAATTGCTAATCTCATTTACAAACAATATTGTAATAATTATTTTTTACTAATAGTCTTCTCGGTGAATTCTGTGAAGGTCATAAAAGAATTCTTATTTTTAAACTTTTGGATAAAGTCATCCAAACGTTTTACCATACCAGATCCCGAATTGTTCCTGATAATGTACGGCATCTTCCATTCTGGATGTTCATTCAATGCATAAAATTCCCATGGGTGAAAATAAATCACCAAATATCCATCATGCTTTAAGGTATGCGCACAGAGTTTACGATATAGGGCCGCAGGTAAATTATGATAAGAAAGCCAGAATAAGGGAAATCGGAATATGGGAGTAACGGATGAGGGTATTTGCAATACCCCGCTTTTCATAAAGTGAGTACGTTTTGAGAAAAGATGCATATATCTCCCTGGGATAAACGTTGGATTTAATGAAGAATTATACTCATAACCCGCTTTCTGAACATCCTCTTCATCAATGGGCATCATGCGAGCTTGCCTATAGCCACGTATTTTAACACCACAAATTTCCTCTAATTTATCTTTTGATTTTTTTAAATCTCCGGGTTCAAAAGTCCAGTGATTATATCCATGAGACGCAATTTCATGGCCTTCGTTTTTAATTCGCTCCATTATTTCTGGGGCATGCATTGCAAAATTCGCAGTACAAAAAAAAGTAGCTTTAACTTGATTGCGCTTCAAACAATCTAAAATTTTATTAGTCCCTTCTATCGAAACTTTTATTTGCGACTCCATACAGAAGTCAACATTATGTTCCAATGGAACATCAAACTCCTCAATATCAAAACTCAACAATATCATAATGAAAGGTTTAATTAGTTTAATTATAGTTCTTATAATGGATGAGACAACTCTTTAAGAAAATTGTCATTCTAATCCAAAACAATTCTTTTCTTCTACTATGCTATAGAACAAAGAATATTTTTAATAGGGTTTTCTTATATAAAAAGAAGAACCAGAGAAATAATCTTTTTTATTTCAAAGACCGATATAATTATGAAAAGGTATTCAAAATATTCTTATCCTAACAATGACTTACTATTTATTACCAAAACAAAATGCAAATATAGATATAATATTCATAAAAATGGTACTCTTATATTTATTAATAAAAGTAAAACTTTTTATACCAAGAAAGCGAATATAATATGCTTAACATATTTTAAACACGCATCATCTTTAATTAGAATATCATAACACTATATTATATAGCAAAAAGAAGAATTAATTTCACATAATATAAATTATAATTATATTTAATTCATTAATTATCAAAACATAAAACTATAGCTATAAAATAACACAAGATAAATATGCCTTAATCTATTTAATATCAACCAGCAAGCTAACTTATTCAGAATATATTAAATAAGTTAAAATTAAATTTATATTTTTTGAATTAAAATTTTCTAATTATAAAATACAACAAATTATAGTTAACTTTACCGCAATTATAAAAAGAACTAAACTCAACTATAGTCATCGCTTCACATAACTGCTAGATTATGTAGAGATGATTGTATTTTTTATTAAGACTAATATCATCAGATTTGCTATGAATAATAAAAAAGGGACTTTACTAAACATTTATTT
This genomic interval from uncultured Bacteroides sp. contains the following:
- a CDS encoding glycosyltransferase family 87 protein; translation: MRIFSKLNAFINKNFFKDYRTLFGLWILLSLISGLFKNKGNNYLIFKYVFWHTIEKTSLYATYPQYFDTNHYGPFFSLIIAPFSILPNKIGMTLWVMLLSVSLYYAIRKLPLSQKQHIFIYWFCANELLTALFMQQFNIAIAAIIIATFYCIKKEKDIWATFFIMLGTFVKLYGIVGFAFFFFSKHKKTLILSAIGWALIMYVAPMLISSPEYIASQYKEWWISLTQKNGINMLAEYQNISVLGMIRKISGCISYSDIWILLAGVLIFSFPYLRLKQYKHEAFRYAILASTLMFSVLFSTGSESSSYIIALTGVCIWYTTSPWERSKTDVALMIFAFVLTSLSPTDLFPAALKSLIRQNSLKALPCFIIWLKLSYEMCCKNYDENIYQK
- a CDS encoding GtrA family protein, with the translated sequence MKCVVKIMMKIYTRNKANLHQILRFAIVGCIATAIHYTIYYFLQKHLNVNIAYTIGYIVSFFCNFFMTCFLTFRSAPSALKAVGFSFSHLINYLMHMFLLNVFLFLGVSKILAPFFVLSVAVPTNYCLLRFVFTRKNKNNQEPKK
- a CDS encoding ribonuclease H family protein, which encodes MAKQKYYVVWEGVTPGIYTSWTECQLQIKGFVGAKYKSFNSKEEADQAISSSPYAYMGKKTKSTTKRALPACVIEEGLAVDAACSGNPGAMEYRGVYLKTREEIFHFGPMKGTNNIGEFLALAHGLALLSKKNLTMPIYSDSANAISWIKQKKCKTKLPRTAETEELFQIIERAENWLKNNKFPNRIIKWETKEWGEIPADFGRK
- a CDS encoding polysaccharide deacetylase family protein; translated protein: MILLSFDIEEFDVPLEHNVDFCMESQIKVSIEGTNKILDCLKRNQVKATFFCTANFAMHAPEIMERIKNEGHEIASHGYNHWTFEPGDLKKSKDKLEEICGVKIRGYRQARMMPIDEEDVQKAGYEYNSSLNPTFIPGRYMHLFSKRTHFMKSGVLQIPSSVTPIFRFPLFWLSYHNLPAALYRKLCAHTLKHDGYLVIYFHPWEFYALNEHPEWKMPYIIRNNSGSGMVKRLDDFIQKFKNKNSFMTFTEFTEKTISKK
- a CDS encoding glycosyltransferase family 9 protein — translated: MKINKILVIRFRRVGDSVLSTAICTSLKRTFPNAEVDYVLNANIASLYENHPDIDRVITFDDQENHDLFKYISKVWKVIRTGKYDVIIDTRSTIKTLFFSLFSLSTPYRIGSKKDYNAFLHNYRIDNHRDNTVDMVQHNLKLLKPLEKEADIHYCSDFKLYVSNQEKSDYKAYMQKQGIDFNRPVVLATVTARLAYKVWDKERMKEVLRRMIDKYDTQIIFNFAGNEEEFAVNIHREMNNDKNVFTNIKADSLRDLCALIVNCDFFFGNEGGPRHIAQALEIPSYAIYPPNILKSVWLPGDGERYAGISPDDNHSQEEQSKMDYLQRFNLITVDQVWSGLDKMLEKFLR
- a CDS encoding glycosyltransferase family 2 protein, producing the protein MRLAIVSPCYNEQDVLKDSAERLTVFFESLIHKGKISSDSFILYVNDGSKDSTWNIINELYENNPYVWGVNLVCNVGHQNAIMAGMMTVKDTCDAVITIDSDLQDDLNAMEEMVDRFKEGYDVVYGVKVSREADPFLKRSMAVSYYKIQDKLGVKAIYNHADFRLMSRRALEQLSLYQEKNLYLRGIIPLMGYKSATVDDVISERTAGKSKYTLRKMLKLAIDGITSFSIRPMHLIFAMGLLFLLVTMLIFVYVLVSFFTHHIVPGWTSLMLSVWFIGSVIMLSIGVVGEYIGKMYIEVKHRPLYNVDKILDKELKDSLSEAKSKVK